One window from the genome of Elaeis guineensis isolate ETL-2024a chromosome 5, EG11, whole genome shotgun sequence encodes:
- the LOC105045141 gene encoding uncharacterized protein — protein sequence MAFRTLRFLGFVPPLCRTTYPFFPSFSPRFLSINLLEEASSAFEPSRPTVSERLVLEELSDLLSIDLKTSNPRAFAANPARESPPACVGDRLLSAEEKLRGVFLQKLRGKSAVEFALSSTGVDVTADIFADVLNRGNLGGAAMVLFFNWAVEQPNMSSCVETYNVMLKALGRRKFFEFMEEILVQMKNNAIEPNSETLEIVMDSFVRARQVFKALHLFSRLEEIGAKSDSVSLYILVKCLCRRSHVKVASSFFNRMKGKLPTDNMSYNEIIGGWAKFGRVDKIESYWTMMMAEGLNPDNVTYNHLIEALGRVGRTDDAIHVFEKMEEKGCAPDTMAYNAMISNFISVGDLDKCIQYYKDMSEKNCLPDIHTYNKLISAFLRVRRVADALAMFDEMLNQGILPNTGMITDFIEPLCSFGPPHAAMMIYKKSTKVGCKLSMKAYKLLLMRLSRFGKCGMVLKIWEEMQESGYASDKEVYKFIINGLCNVGQVDNAVLVMEESLQKGLCLGKVVYSKLNRKLLEMNKVETAYKLFLKVKVARVNANTQNFWRANGWHF from the coding sequence ATGGCGTTTCGAACCCTGAGATTTCTGGGTTTTGTCCCCCCTCTTTGCAGAACCACGTACCCTTTCTTTCCCTCTTTCTCCCCTCGGTTTCTCTCCATAAATCTCCTCGAGGAGGCTTCAAGTGCCTTCGAACCATCACGTCCCACGGTGTCCGAGCGACTCGTCCTCGAAGAGCTCTCCGATCTCCTCTCGATCGACCTTAAAACCTCGAATCCTCGCGCTTTTGCGGCGAATCCAGCTCGAGAGTCGCCTCCAGCATGCGTCGGGGATCGCCTCCTCTCAGCTGAGGAGAAGCTCAGAGGGGTTTTCCTTCAAAAACTTAGAGGTAAATCCGCTGTCGAATTCGCCCTGTCATCGACCGGTGTTGATGTCACGGCAGATATCTTCGCAGATGTATTGAACAGGGGAAATTTAGGAGGTGCGGCGATGGTTTTGTTCTTTAATTGGGCAGTAGAGCAGCCAAATATGTCGTCTTGCGTTGAAACCTATAATGTAATGCTGAAGGCATTgggaagaagaaaattttttgagtTTATGGAAGAAATATTGGTTCAGATGAAGAACAATGCGATCGAACCCAATTCAGAAACTTTAGAGATTGTAATGGATAGCTTTGTAAGGGCTCGACAAGTGTTTAAGGCACTTCACTTATTCAGTAGATTGGAAGAGATTGGAGCTAAATCTGATTCGGTGTCACTTTATATACTGGTAAAGTGTCTCTGTCGTAGATCTCATGTCAAGGTTGCTAGTTCTTTCTTCAACAGAATGAAAGGAAAATTACCCACTGATAACATGTCATATAATGAAATCATTGGTGGGTGGGCCAAGTTTGGTAGAGTTGACAAAATTGAGAGTTATTGGACAATGATGATGGCTGAAGGATTGAACCCTGATAACGTTACATATAATCACCTTATTGAGGCATTaggaagagttggccggactgATGATGCTATTCATGTCTTTGAGAAGATGGAGGAGAAAGGTTGTGCTCCAGATACCATGGCTTATAATGCGATGATTTCTAATTTTATTTCAGTTGGAGATTTGGATAAGTGTATTCAATACTACAAGGATATGTCTGAAAAGAATTGTCTGCCAGATATTCATACATATAACAAATTGATTAGTGCTTTCCTTAGAGTTAGAAGGGTGGCAGATGCTCTTGCAATGTTTGATGAGATGTTGAACCAAGGAATTCTGCCTAATACTGGCATGATTACTGATTTCATTGAGCCTTTGTGTAGTTTTGGACCACCTCATGCTGCTATGATGATTTATAAAAAGAGTACAAAAGTAGGTTGTAAATTGTCTATGAAAGCTTATAAGCTTTTGCTGATGAGGCTTTCGAGGTTTGGTAAATGTGGGATGGTGCTGAAGATCTGGGAGGAGATGCAAGAGAGTGGTTATGCTTCTGATAAGGAGGTTTACAAGTTTATCATCAATGGACTTTGCAATGTAGGGCAGGTTGACAATGCTGTGCTTGTGATGGAGGAGTCACTGCAAAAAGGCTTGTGTCTTGGAAAGGTTGTTTATAGCAAACTGAACAGAAAATTGCTGGAGATGAATAAGGTGGAGACTGCATACAAGCTTTTTCTGAAGGTCAAAGTTGCACGAGTTAATGCAAACACACAGAATTTTTGGCGTGCTAATGGTTGGCATTTTTGA